In Malus sylvestris chromosome 15, drMalSylv7.2, whole genome shotgun sequence, a single genomic region encodes these proteins:
- the LOC126602405 gene encoding protein OS-9 homolog, which yields MKFLVFLVQVLYVLSHFVSADQIFLDHLGGAFRRSSREPKYRIEFHPEDSPFHPDDGQESVVMPNNNGQNFICYLPKVEEAKSGKQVLQQNISSMIVETEKRIKMKTPDELLEVLKDQCFIRQEGWWSYEFCYQKRLRQIHVEDEKVVQEFVLGVYDGEATVAVNQNLSDISTLKDPRSKDAYQRYHAHQYTNGTTCDLTDLQRETEVRFVCAEGKAMINSITEVSTCKYAVTIQCPKLCKHPAFQSERPVWQTIDCNVLPKDYKETRVEEESNTKQKVTVADTDSEDPSNELSDE from the exons ATGaagtttttggtgtttttggttCAAGTTTTGTACGTTCTCAGCCACTTCGTCTCGGCCGATCAGATCTTCCTGGATCACCTAG GTGGCGCATTTCGTCGCAGCTCTCGTGAACCAAAATACAGGATTGAATTCCATCCTGAAGACTCACCTTTTCATCCT GATGATGGTCAGGAGTCTGTGGTTATGCCAAATAACAATGGACAAAATTTTATATGTTACTTGCCTAAGGTAGAGGAAGCCAAGAGTGGGAAGCAAGTTCTCCAGCAGAATATTAGCAGCATGATTGTGGAAACTGAGAAACGAATTAAAATGAAGACACCGGATGAGCTGCTTGAAGTACTGAAGGACCAATGCTTTATCAGA CAAGAGGGTTGGTGGTCATATGAATTTTGCTATCAGAAGAGATTACGACAAATTCATGTGGAAGATGAAAAG GTGGTTCAGGAATTTGTTTTGGGTGTATATGATGGAGAGGCCACTGTTGCTGTCAACCAGAACCTCTCTGACATATCTACACTCAAAGATCCACGCTCAAAAGATGCATACCAAAG GTACCATGCTCATCAATATACAAATGGGACTACTTGTGATCTTACAGACCTGCAACGAGAGACTGAA GTGAGATTTGTGTGCGCAGAGGGCAAAGCTATGATTAATTCAATTACAGAGGTATCCACATGCAAGTATGCAGTTACAATCCAATGCCCCAAACTTTGCAAGCACCC AGCATTCCAATCAGAGAGACCAGTATGGCAGACAATTGATTGTAACGTGCTTCCCAAGGATTACAAGGAAACCAGAGTAGAGGAAGAATCTAATACGAAGCAGAAAGTTACGGTTGCAGACACAGATAGTGAAGATCCCTCTAATGAGCTTTCGGATGAGTAA
- the LOC126602392 gene encoding uncharacterized protein LOC126602392 yields the protein MASKLKIAGTWAGVLEVELENWTVPMLRDEVAKRSNCDPNSINLICAGRVLKDGGGDEKLAQVGIKNNAKILASRVCAEEGKSLKEELMAEEERSRRLTRVKAAATALAKRHADGSLPIEDFNIVLEDQSGKKVELGSETDQRAIMMGLMLHTNAKQLIQRQNYKDALEVLTMGEEAFSLCDPKVIELVDNPPILQIDMVWCYFMLRDISWLAVAGVRLEKARKGIERAHGKDSSRVRLLQGGRYPELALYLRLELLEGVVAYHSGQYDKSRKVLTSAQEKFTKLQVPDEALSLVMSMGFKERDSKRALRMSNQDVSSAVDFLVEQKAKRAQKREEDIQRRNEIMEQKKYGTTPLKKAVDIEKLNQLVSIGFEKELAAESLRRNENDAEKALDDLTNPEVNSSIQVYIESKKRKRQRQAIDSSIESLVGMGFERSRVIEAFQTAGDGATLEQALHQLLAGNATDPTNAANNQSQAIPTAAADSNIPADVANDIVNSLVSRLDNADQNGEAGGPSATSEERDAEMEDALAGELAQGDAFSDYDLEVTEEGAAISEYLALLDSTGRE from the exons ATGGCGTCGAAGCTGAAGATTGCAGGGACATGGGCGGGCGTGCTGGAGGTTGAATTGGAGAATTGGACCGTGCCCATGTTGCGAGACGAGGTTGCAAAACGATCAAACTGCGACCCCAATTCGATCAATCTGATTTGCGCGGGCAGGGTCTTGAAAGACGGCGGCGGCGATGAGAAACTCGCCCAAGTGGGTATCAAGAACAACGCCAAGATTCTTGCCAGTCGGGTGTGCGCGGAGGAGGGCAAGTCGTTGAAGGAGGAGTTGATGGCTGAGGAGGAACGCTCCCGAAGATTGACTCGAGTCAA GGCAGCTGCCACTGCATTGGCCAAGAGACACGCAGATGGATCATTGCCGATTGAAGACTTCAATATAGTTCTTGAAGATCAAAGTGGAAAGAAAGTAGAGTTGGGATCCGAGACTGATCAGAG GGCAATTATGATGGGCCTGATGCTTCATACGAATGCAAAGCAACTAATTCAAAGACAAAATTACAAAGACGCGTTAGAAGTGCTTACCATGGGAGAG GAGGCTTTCTCTCTTTGTGACCCGAAGGTTATTGAG CTTGTTGACAATCCTCCTATACTCCAAATCGATATGGTTTGGTGCTATTTCATGCTCCGAGATATCAGCTGGCTTGCAGTGGCAGGAGTTCGCCTTGAAAAAGCCAGAAAAGGTATTGAGAGAGCTCATGGAAAGGACTCTTCTCGTGTCAGACTCCTTCAGGGAGGTCGCTATCCAGAACTTGCACT ATATTTGAGACTGGAGCTACTGGAAGGGGTGGTTGCGTATCATAGTGGCCAGTACGATAAATCAAGGAAGGTGCTGACTTCTGCACAAGAAAAATTCACCAAG CTACAAGTGCCAGATGAAGCTCTATCACTTGTTATGAGCATGGGATTTAAAGAACGAGATTCTAAAAGGGCATTGCGGATGAGCAATCAAGATGTATCTAGTGCTGTTGATTTTCTTGTTGAGCAGAAGGCAAAGAGAGCCCAAAAACGGGAAGAAGATATTCAGCGACGAAATGAAATTAT GGAGCAAAAGAAGTATGGGACAACACCATTGAAGAAAGCTGTGGATATCGAGAAATTGAACCAATTGGTCTCCATTGG TTTTGAGAAGGAGCTTGCTGCTGAATCACTTAGAAGAAACGAGAATGATGCTGAGAAGGCATTGGATGATTTGACAAATCCAGAAGTTAATTCTTCCATACAG GTATACATTGAATCAAAGAAAAGGAAACGACAGCGCCAAGCAATTGATTCTTCAATTGAATCGCTTGTAGGCATGGGGTTTGAAAGATCAAGAG TGATTGAAGCTTTTCAGACTGCTGGTGATGGGGCAACACTGGAGCAAGCATTGCATCAGTTGCTCGCAGGAAATGCAACAGACCCCACAAATGCTGCCAACAACCAGTCTCAGGCGATTCCCACAGCTGCCGCTGACAGCAATATCCCTGCTGATGTTGCTAATGATATTGTGAATTCTCTTGTTTCAAGGCTAGATAATGCTGATCAAAACGGCGAAGCTGGAGGTCCATCAGCTACTAGTGAAGAACGTGATGCAGAAATGGAAGATGCACTCGCTGGAGAACTGGCACAAGGAGATGCATTCTCAGACTATGACCTTGAAGTTACTGAAGAAGGTGCGGCCATAAGCGAGTATTTGGCTTTGCTGGACTCGACAGGCAGAGAGTGA
- the LOC126602399 gene encoding protein ALP1-like — translation MAAGGGGGKGAAKSTTKGKDRNKKQNQTHNNNNNKPLNQHHLVSLVTAATSLAHSFLSQNDLLLLPAQTLTLESLLSSASTSLSTLLCFPNPPPPTPLRPPPTPLECWFSRFLSATAAGGDFDSHWSQTFRMSEHSFSVLLSLLSPFLKSTVPSIPPNFVLAAAIYRLAHGASYKAVGRRFGLDSVEACRAFYAVCKAVNDQLGNLFEFRSDISRVSAAFRWISLPNCCGVLGFSRFGVGGEVLGANGSLLVQAVVDSEGRFLDVSAGWPSTMKPESIFRQSKLYLGVEESRDLLNGPAFELGNGNSIPQYILGDSCFPLLPWLLTPYVRSDEADSFSSMEKAFNSVHTRAMGLVGTAFGRVRSRWQLLARQWKEECVEFLPFVVVTGCLLHNFLIKCSEPMPDDNVKGLKEEELPVFDGQVNESGERMRDVLAMHLSRVSLRR, via the coding sequence ATGGCTGCCGGCGGCGGAGGCGGCAAAGGCGCAGCCAAGAGCACCACCAAAGGCAAGgacagaaacaagaaacaaaaccaaacccacaacaacaacaacaacaagccCCTCAATCAGCACCACCTCGTCAGCCTCGTAACCGCCGCCACGTCACTGGCCCACTCCTTCCTCTCCCAGAAcgacctcctcctccttcccgcccaaaccctaaccctagaatCCCTCCTCTCATCCGcctccacctccctttccaccCTCCTCTGCTTCCCCAACCCACCACCGCCAACACCATTACGCCCTCCGCCGACGCCGCTCGAATGCTGGTTCAGCCGCTTTCTCTCCGCCACCGCCGCCGGCGGAGACTTCGACTCCCACTGGTCCCAGACGTTCCGCATGTCTGAACACTCCTTCTCCGTCCTCCTCTCCCTGCTCTCCCCATTTCTCAAGTCCACAGTCCCTTCAATCCCGCCCAATTTCGTCCTCGCCGCCGCAATTTACCGCTTGGCCCACGGCGCGAGCTACAAGGCTGTGGGAAGGCGGTTCGGGCTCGACTCCGTGGAGGCCTGCCGCGCATTTTACGCCGTATGTAAGGCGGTGAACGATCAATTGGGGAACTTGTTCGAATTCCGGTCAGATATATCCCGGGTATCAGCGGCGTTCAGGTGGATTTCGCTGCCTAATTGCTGtggggttttagggttttcgaGATTTGGGGTTGGTGGTGAAGTGCTGGGGGCAAATGGGTCATTGTTGGTTCAGGCAGTGGTGGACTCTGAGGGGAGGTTCCTCGATGTCTCCGCCGGGTGGCCGAGCACCATGAAACCCGAATCGATTTTCCGGCAGAGTAAGCTGTATTTGGGTGTGGAGGAGTCCAGGGACCTGCTCAATGGTCCTGCTTTTGAGCTTGGGAATGGGAATTCCATTCCTCAGTACATATTGGGGGACTCTTGCTTCCCTCTATTGCCATGGCTTCTAACACCTTATGTAAGGTCGGACGAGGCGGATAGCTTCAGCTCGATGGAGAAGGCGTTCAATTCGGTGCATACTCGCGCAATGGGGTTGGTTGGCACGGCATTTGGGAGAGTTCGGTCTCGGTGGCAGCTCCTGGCTAGGCAGTGGAAGGAAGAGTGTGTGGAGTTTCTGCCTTTTGTGGTTGTTACAGGGTGTCTGCTGCATAACTTTCTGATCAAGTGTAGTGAGCCGATGCCAGATGACAATGTGAAAGGCTTAAAGGAGGAGGAGCTTCCTGTTTTCGATGGACAAGTGAACGAGAGTGGCGAGCGGATGAGGGATGTACTTGCCATGCACTTGAGCCGGGTAAGCCTCAGAAGATGA
- the LOC126602406 gene encoding uncharacterized protein LOC126602406, whose protein sequence is MDWFSWLSKTGLEPSLIYEYGLDFSHNQLQLDDVRYLDHEFLQSMGISVAKHRLEILKLAKKETGFGHPKSLSRLSWALIRTKKCFSKYFNKFVFHEDGKGATQTEPTRYQEHWRGALLRKHKSYCEEVKDENPMLVKTRSIALSGPLDGRVQERLMAHNNRSLKLSGPLDRKVHETLMYTNRSPRLTSSLVASPSPKLSGPLDGRTYEMIMATNKSPRLSGPLDGRVVSPKFCFPYKKEREDVDYDDHSLRTALFQDLKPT, encoded by the coding sequence ATGGACTGGTTCTCATGGCTGTCAAAAACCGGCCTTGAACCCTCCCTCATCTACGAATACGGCCTCGACTTTTCGCACAACCAGCTTCAGCTCGACGACGTGAGATACTTAGACCACGAGTTTCTTCAGAGCATGGGAATATCTGTGGCCAAGCACAGGCTAGAAATACTCAAGCTTGCCAAGAAAGAAACCGGATTTGGGCACCCGAAATCGCTTTCTCGGCTTAGTTGGGCGCTCATTCGGACCAAGAAGTGCTTCTCCAAGTACTTTAACAAGTTCGTTTTTCATGAGGACGGCAAGGGTGCAACTCAGACCGAGCCAACTCGGTATCAAGAGCATTGGAGAGGAGCTTTGTTGAGGAAGCACAAGAGTTATTGTGAGGAGGTCAAGGATGAGAACCCTATGTTGGTCAAAACTAGGAGCATTGCGCtttctggaccgttggatggGAGGGTCCAGGAGAGATTGATGGCTCATAATAATCGGAGCTTGAAGCTATCGGGACCGTTGGATAGGAAGGTTCATGAGACGTTGATGTACACAAATAGGAGCCCAAGGCTGACCAGTTCTTTGGTTGCAAGTCCGAGTCCCAAGttatctggaccgttggatggaAGAACGTACGAGATGATCATGGCTACAAATAAAAGTCCAAGACTTTCTGGGCCGTTGGATGGGAGAGTTGTGAGCCCAAAGTTTTGCTTTCCTTACAAGAAGGAAAGGGAGGATGTTGATTATGATGATCATTCACTTCGGACTGCACTGTTTCAGGATCTGAAGCCAACTTGA
- the LOC126602404 gene encoding uncharacterized protein LOC126602404 gives MYEGAKTAVRTHEGQTESFPISVGLHQGSSLSPYLFALVMDELTGHIQDDIPWCMLFADDVVLIDETQEGVNAKLNLWREVLESKGLRLSRSKTEYMECKFSANGGQNELGVRIGDQEIPKSDRFRYLGSILQKNGELDGDLNHRIQAGWMKWKSASGVLCDRRMPLKLKGKFYRTAIRPAMLYGTECWAVKHQHVHKMGVAEMRMLRWMCGHTRKDKIRNEDIRGKVGVAEIEGKMRENRLRWFGHVQRRPTDAPIRRCDYGTEVQGRRGRGRPRKTLEETLRKDLEYLDLTEDMTQNRAQWRSRIHIADPT, from the exons atgtatgaaggagcaaagactgccgtaagaactcatgaaggacaaaccgaaagctttcccatatctgtaggattacatcaaggctcatccttaagtccttacctttttgcgttggtaatggatgagttaacaggacatattcaagatgatattccttggtgtatgcttttcgcagacgatgtagtgttgatagatgaaactcaggaaggggtaaatgcaaagcttaacctttggagagaagtgttggaatctaaaggtcttcgcctaagccgatcaaagacagaatatatggagtgcaagttcagtgcaaatggaggccaaaacgagttaggggtgaggatcggagatcaagaaataccaaagagcgaccgttttcgctacctaggatctatcttgcaaaagaacggagaattagatggagatctcaaccatagaatacaagctggatggatgaagtggaagagtgcatccggcgtgttgtgtgaccgccgtatgccactgaagctcaagggaaaattttataggacggcaataaggccggcgatgctgtatggcacagaatgttgggcggtgaaacatcaacacgtacacaaaatgggtgtagcggagatgaggatgcttcgttggatgtgtgggcacacgagaaaggataagattaggaatgaggatatccggggtaaagtaggagtagccgaaattgaaggaaagatgagagaaaatcggttacggtggtttggacatgtgcaaagaaggcctactgacgctccgattagaagatgcgactatgggacagaggttcagggccgaaggggtagaggaagac ctagaaaaactttggaagagactctaagaaaagacttagagtacttggatctaacggaggacatgacacaaaaccgagcgcaatggcgttctaggattcatatagccgaccccacttag
- the LOC126602386 gene encoding protein PHOX1-like produces MMGKQSGKKKKNAGENSGDSSNQSKIGDTSPKAYDKDTEVFISMSQELKDEGNKLFQKRDLEGALLKYEKALKLLPRNHIDVSYLRSNMAACYMQMGLSEYPRAINECNLALEVTPKYSKALLKRAKCYEALNRLDLALRDVGTVLNMEPKNVMAMEVAERVKSVLEEKGLRVNDTVIELPADYVEPTHASQPGKIMKLKSRKKKKGNKDKEKKAEENIEEKAEDKIEEKKAVDVAEEEKSVEITEDKKAVEIAEEKKAEVKVVVEEAISSSNEEVPKRSVKLVFGEDIRWAELPLNCTLLQLREVVYDRFPSSRAVLIKYRDQEGDLVTITSNEELRWAEGSAESEGSVRLYVVEVNPEQDPYFEKLEIEPHKQHSVAENGSVVKHKDMKSPPYIEDWIINFAQLFKSYAGIESDAYLDLHELGVKLYSEAMEETVTSEEAQDLFDIAGEKFQEMGALALFNWGNVHMARATKKVYFTEDSSKESIISNIKSAYDWAQKEYIEAGRRYEQALQIKPDFYEGYLALGQQQFEQAKLSWYYAISSNVDLETWPSTEVLRLYNYAEDNMEKGMQLFEELEEQRLRELSGPSSVKTQVQKMGLNGIFKDVSANEAADQATSMRCQINLLWGTMLYERSIVEFKLGLPVWKECLEVAVEKFGLAGASPTDIAVMLKNHSSNDNALEGLGFKIDEIVQAWNEMHEAKKWQTGIPSFRLEPLLRRRVSRIYSALEHA; encoded by the exons ATGATGGGGAAGCAAAgtggaaaaaagaagaaaaacgcAGGAGAAAATTCAGGTGATAGTTCGAATCAAAGCAAAATCGGGGATACTAGCCCGAAAGCCTATGATAAGGACACAGAAGTTTTCATTTCGATGTCTCAAGAACTGAAGGACGAGGGGAACAAGTTGTTTCAGAAGAGGGATCTTGAAGGAGCTTTGTTGAAATATGAGAAAGCCCTCAAATTGCTTCCGAGGAATCACATCGATGTATCCTATCTTAGGAGCAACATGGCAGCGTGCTATATGCAAATGGGGCTGAGTGAGTACCCGAGGGCTATCAATGAATGTAATTTGGCGCTTGAAGTCACACCAAAGTACAGTAAGGCGTTGTTGAAGAGAGCAAAGTGTTACGAGGCTTTGAATAggttggatttggctttgaGAGATGTTGGTACCGTTTTGAACATGGAGCCAAAAAATGTCATGGCAATGGAGGTCGCAGAACGAGTGAAAAGTGTACTTGAGGAGAAGGGGTTGAGGGTGAATGACACGGTAATTGAGTTGCCTGCAGATTATGTTGAACCAACTCATGCTTCCCAGCCAGGGaaaataatgaagttgaagagtcggaagaagaagaagggcaacaaagataaagagaagaagGCTGAGGAAAACATTGAGGAGAAAGCTGAGGACAAGATTGAGGAAAAGAAGGCTGTGGATGTAGCTGAGGAAGAGAAGTCTGTGGAAATAACTGAAGACAAAAAGGCGGTGGAAATAGCTGAGGAGAAGAAGGCAGAGGTCAAGGTAGTTGTCGAGGAGGCGATCAGCAGTTCAAATGAAGAAGTGCCTAAAAGAAGTGTGAAATTGGTATTTGGAGAGGACATAAGGTGGGCTGAGTTGCCGCTAAATTGCACCCTCCTGCAACTGAGAGAGGTTGTGTATGATCGGTTTCCTAGCTCAAGAGCAGTTCTTATCAAATATAGAGACCAAGAAGGTGATTTGGTCACAATCACTTCCAATGAAGAGTTGCGATGGGCTGAAGGATCAGCAGAATCGGAAGGGTCTGTCAGGCTTTACGTAGTGGAAGTTAACCCCGAGCAGGATCCCTACTTTGAGAAACTGGAAATCGAACCACACAAGCAGCATAGTGTAGCTGAGAATGGTAGTGTGGTAAAACACAAGGATATGAAGAGCCCACCCTACATTGAGGATTGGATAATCAATTTTGCTCAGCTGTTCAAGAGCTATGCTGGGATTGAATCTGATGCATACTTGGATCTTCATGAACTCGGGGTGAAGCTTTATTCCGAGGCAATGGAGGAGACAGTCACGAGTGAAGAAGCACAAGACCTGTTTGACATAGCAGGAGAGAAGTTCCAAGAAATGGGAGCTTTGGCGCTGTTCAACTGGGGAAATGTTCACATGGCCAGGGCAACAAAGAAGGTGTATTTCACCGAAGATTCTTCGAAAGAATCTATTatttcaaatatcaaaagtgcATATGATTGGGCACAGAAGGAATACATAGAAGCAGGAAGGAGATACGAACAAGCGCTGCAGATCAAACCGGACTTTTATGAAGGCTATCTGGCCCTCGGGCAGCAGCAGTTTGAACAGGCAAAACTTTCTTGGTATTATGCAATTAGCAGCAATGTTGATCTGGAGACGTGGCCTTCCACTGAGGTTCTGCGACTTTATAACTACGCCGAAGACAATATGGAAAAAGGCATGCAGCTGTTCGAGGAATTGGAAGAGCAACGCCTGAGAGAACTTTCCGGTCCAAGTAGTGTTAAAACTCAGGTGCAGAAAATGGGTTTGAACGGAATTTTCAAAGATGTATCAGCAAATGAGGCTGCAGACCAGGCTACAAGCATGAGATGTCAGATAAATCTCCTATGGGGCACCATGCTGTACGAGCGATCTATTGTGGAATTCAAACTAGGGCTACCCGTATGGAAAGAATGTTTGGAAGTTGCAGTTGAAAAATTTGGGCTTGCCGGGGCTTCACCTACAGATATAGCAGTCATGCTCAAAAATCACTCTTCAAATGATAATGCATTGGAAG GTCTGGGGTTCAAAATTGACGAGATCGTACAAGCATGGAACGAGATGCACGAAGCGAAAAAGTGGCAGACTGGAATTCCATCATTCCGGTTAGAGCCATTACTACGAAGACGAGTTTCCAGAATTTATTCTGCCTTGGAGCACGCTTGA